From Amphritea atlantica, a single genomic window includes:
- a CDS encoding multidrug efflux SMR transporter: MGWLYLCIAGVLECLWALGLKYSDGFTRLWPSVISITLIVISLGLLSLAMRTIPVGTAYAVWSGIGAAMLATYGIMFLDESGSLIRISCILMIIAGGIGLKVFA, encoded by the coding sequence ATGGGTTGGCTTTATCTCTGCATCGCAGGTGTATTGGAGTGTCTTTGGGCGCTTGGGTTGAAGTATAGCGATGGTTTTACCCGCTTATGGCCCTCGGTGATCAGTATTACTCTGATCGTGATCAGTCTGGGGTTGTTGTCTCTGGCGATGCGCACTATTCCGGTAGGCACCGCCTATGCGGTCTGGAGCGGTATCGGTGCAGCCATGTTGGCGACCTACGGCATAATGTTTCTCGATGAATCGGGCAGTCTGATAAGGATCAGCTGTATCTTGATGATTATCGCGGGTGGCATTGGCCTCAAAGTGTTTGCCTGA
- a CDS encoding DUF3445 domain-containing protein, translated as MRVAPKDIQSFRDDFTYSNSAEAIERFPFPFAEDEYRYSVNMEPHLPKGGEGSAFEKFLDIDEHYLSEMAERQKVLNDMPQRCLAMPHMDLACWDMVERIMLSLSADYPDYFSLTREGDLWSWENKLLNIKDQFTFGDSSSLPMPPLDYIGRQVQGDFALLDQREGDLFLDAGIITCPADWSLAFDAGMSFKEWHGPVPMAHSEGIFERALKYLIAIPVGKPVRRLNWTLTVNARMDTSPEKYHEWGHERASVTPENVGEKVYLRVEVQVLDRMPRSNAMMFSIRTYLLSLEDLVTNKEWAVRMHRAMKTLPEPLINYKGLTRFHGTVVDYLSQFDPLN; from the coding sequence ATGCGTGTAGCACCGAAAGATATACAGAGTTTTCGAGACGATTTTACCTATAGCAACAGTGCTGAAGCGATTGAGCGTTTTCCTTTCCCATTCGCCGAGGATGAATATCGTTATTCGGTCAATATGGAGCCTCATCTGCCGAAAGGTGGGGAGGGCTCGGCCTTTGAAAAGTTTCTCGATATCGATGAGCACTATCTGTCAGAGATGGCTGAGCGGCAGAAGGTATTAAATGATATGCCGCAGCGTTGTCTGGCGATGCCTCATATGGATCTGGCCTGCTGGGATATGGTTGAACGGATCATGCTCTCTCTGTCAGCAGATTACCCGGACTACTTCAGCCTCACTCGTGAGGGTGATCTGTGGAGCTGGGAGAATAAACTATTGAATATTAAGGATCAGTTTACCTTTGGCGACAGCAGTTCACTGCCGATGCCGCCACTGGACTATATCGGCCGGCAGGTGCAGGGTGATTTTGCGTTGCTGGATCAGCGCGAAGGCGACCTCTTTCTGGATGCCGGCATTATTACCTGCCCGGCAGACTGGTCACTGGCTTTTGATGCCGGTATGAGTTTCAAAGAGTGGCATGGTCCGGTACCGATGGCCCACAGCGAAGGTATCTTTGAGCGGGCGTTGAAATATCTGATCGCGATTCCGGTGGGTAAACCGGTGCGCCGCCTTAACTGGACCCTGACCGTGAATGCACGGATGGATACCTCGCCGGAGAAATATCATGAGTGGGGCCACGAACGCGCTTCTGTTACGCCTGAAAACGTCGGTGAAAAGGTTTATCTGCGGGTCGAAGTGCAGGTGCTGGACCGGATGCCGCGTAGTAATGCGATGATGTTCAGCATTCGCACCTATCTGCTGAGCCTGGAAGACCTGGTGACTAACAAAGAGTGGGCGGTACGGATGCACCGGGCGATGAAAACCCTGCCCGAACCCCTGATCAATTATAAAGGTTTAACCCGTTTTCACGGTACGGTGGTGGATTACCTGTCACAGTTTGATCCGCTGAACTGA
- a CDS encoding oxidoreductase, with protein sequence MSNIDQIPVRVTAIKQVAPLIKEFTLEPQDGLLTPFSPGAHIVVEMVSTGSGTDKHSYRNAYSLMSDPLDSRQYRIAVRLQDDSRGGSVYMHQQVEVGTQLKISPPANLFAPEWMAKKHVLFAGGVGITPFLSYLPELQQRQAEFELHYMYRSKQTGAYSAELQENLGSGCSCYDADLGNRCDIAAVMSGQPLGTHFYICGPEALIDAVRATADGMGVPASAIHWEEFAGAKPGLPFVVELSRSGAELAVAADSSLLETLESADINVPNLCRAGVCGQCVCDVAEGEVEHRDSYLSDREKQSGQVMMPCVSRAAGDRLVLDI encoded by the coding sequence ATGAGTAATATCGATCAGATTCCCGTCAGGGTGACCGCGATCAAGCAGGTCGCACCGCTGATTAAAGAGTTTACGCTCGAACCGCAGGATGGCCTGTTGACGCCATTTTCGCCAGGGGCTCACATCGTCGTAGAGATGGTCAGTACAGGTTCCGGCACTGATAAGCACAGCTATCGTAATGCCTACTCTCTGATGAGCGATCCGCTGGATAGCCGTCAGTATCGGATAGCGGTACGCCTGCAGGACGATTCCCGGGGTGGCTCTGTCTATATGCATCAACAGGTTGAGGTCGGTACACAGCTAAAGATCTCGCCTCCGGCGAACCTGTTTGCCCCCGAGTGGATGGCCAAGAAACATGTGTTGTTTGCGGGCGGAGTGGGTATTACGCCGTTCCTGTCCTATCTGCCAGAACTGCAGCAACGTCAGGCTGAGTTTGAGCTTCATTATATGTATCGCAGCAAACAGACCGGGGCTTACAGTGCTGAGCTGCAAGAAAACCTGGGATCGGGGTGCAGTTGTTACGACGCTGACCTGGGTAATCGCTGTGATATCGCTGCGGTGATGTCGGGTCAGCCATTGGGGACACACTTCTACATTTGCGGCCCTGAGGCCCTGATAGACGCGGTGCGGGCAACCGCTGATGGGATGGGGGTTCCTGCCAGTGCGATTCACTGGGAGGAGTTTGCCGGTGCCAAACCGGGCCTGCCTTTTGTCGTTGAACTCAGTCGCAGCGGCGCAGAACTGGCCGTAGCGGCCGACAGCAGTCTGCTGGAAACCCTGGAAAGTGCTGATATTAACGTCCCTAACCTGTGCCGTGCGGGTGTCTGTGGTCAGTGTGTCTGCGATGTAGCAGAGGGGGAAGTAGAACACCGTGACAGCTATCTCAGTGACCGTGAAAAACAATCGGGTCAGGTGATGATGCCCTGCGTATCAAGGGCTGCAGGTGATCGGCTGGTTTTAGATATTTAG
- the arsJ gene encoding organoarsenical effux MFS transporter ArsJ — MAVLSRLTPQLRQYLIVTGNYWAFTLTDGALRMLVVLHFHQLGYSPLEIALLFLFYEFFGVVTNLFGGWLGARIGLNKTMNIGLALQVVALGMLLVPAAMLTVPWVMLAQALSGIAKDLNKMSAKSSVKQLVPANAEGTLYKWVAILTGSKNALKGAGFFLGGALLTLLGFQGAILVMAVALGLVWLLSLLLLKEDLGRAKNKPRFSQIFSKSGAVNYLSAARMFLFGARDVWFVVALPVYLASTLGWDHWSVGGFLALWIIGYGIIQSIAPYLTGKRSGRLPGGREAFLWASGLLLLPVLIALSLTNNVYPHIVLLAGLLIFGGVFAINSSLHSYLIVSYAREDGASMDVGFYYMANAMGRLIGTVLSGYLFQIAGLTACLWVSALFLATAAVISLRLPRA, encoded by the coding sequence ATCGCTGTCTTATCCCGACTGACGCCGCAGTTGCGTCAGTACCTTATTGTGACCGGAAATTACTGGGCGTTCACGCTGACCGATGGGGCTCTGCGAATGCTGGTGGTGCTGCATTTCCACCAGCTTGGCTACAGCCCCTTAGAAATCGCGCTGCTGTTTCTGTTTTATGAGTTCTTCGGTGTTGTTACCAATTTGTTTGGCGGCTGGCTGGGTGCCCGTATCGGGTTAAACAAAACAATGAACATCGGCCTGGCACTGCAGGTGGTGGCGTTGGGTATGTTGTTAGTCCCGGCTGCCATGCTCACCGTTCCCTGGGTGATGCTGGCTCAGGCGCTTTCCGGTATTGCCAAAGATCTCAACAAGATGAGCGCCAAAAGCTCGGTTAAACAGCTGGTTCCTGCCAATGCTGAGGGCACGCTGTATAAGTGGGTGGCAATACTCACCGGCTCTAAGAATGCGCTGAAAGGCGCAGGTTTTTTCCTGGGCGGTGCTTTACTCACCCTGCTGGGCTTTCAGGGGGCAATACTGGTCATGGCGGTTGCGCTGGGCCTTGTCTGGTTGTTAAGCCTGCTGTTGTTGAAAGAGGATCTGGGCCGGGCAAAAAACAAGCCTAGGTTCAGTCAGATATTTTCCAAAAGTGGGGCGGTTAACTATCTGTCGGCGGCGCGGATGTTTCTGTTTGGCGCCCGGGATGTCTGGTTTGTGGTGGCGCTGCCGGTCTATCTGGCCAGCACTCTCGGCTGGGATCACTGGTCGGTAGGGGGCTTTCTGGCACTCTGGATAATCGGTTATGGCATTATTCAGTCAATTGCGCCTTACCTGACGGGTAAACGTTCTGGCCGGCTTCCCGGTGGACGAGAAGCGTTTTTGTGGGCCTCCGGGTTGCTGCTGTTGCCGGTATTGATTGCCCTGTCGCTGACAAACAATGTCTATCCGCATATCGTTTTACTGGCCGGGCTGTTAATTTTTGGCGGCGTGTTTGCCATTAACTCATCGCTTCACAGCTATCTGATTGTTAGCTATGCACGGGAAGATGGTGCGTCAATGGATGTTGGTTTTTACTACATGGCCAATGCAATGGGACGGTTAATCGGCACGGTGCTGTCCGGTTATCTGTTTCAAATTGCCGGCTTAACCGCCTGTCTCTGGGTTTCAGCGCTGTTTCTGGCAACTGCAGCTGTCATCTCCCTGCGCTTACCGCGCGCCTGA
- a CDS encoding ArsJ-associated glyceraldehyde-3-phosphate dehydrogenase, with translation MAIKVGINGFGRMGRLALRAAWGWPELEFVQINDPAGDATTLAHLLSFDSVHGIWQHEARAEGSMMLIGDKSLQCTQNRAIEDTDWSGCDIVIEASGVMKSKEKLQPYLDQGVKRVVVTAPVKEEGVLNVVMGVNHHLYDKSIHPIVTAASCTTNCLAPAVKVIHETLGIKHGSMTTIHDITNTQTILDAPHKDLRRARACGSSLIPTTTGSATAITHIFPELKGKLNGHAVRVPLVNASITDCVFELQRGTTVNEVNQLLKQAAETELQGILGYEERPLVSVDYKTDPRSCIVDALSTMVVNDTQLKLYLWYDNEWGYANRTVELVRMVAGQE, from the coding sequence GTGGCGATTAAAGTAGGTATTAACGGCTTTGGCCGGATGGGACGGTTGGCTTTGCGGGCAGCCTGGGGCTGGCCGGAACTGGAGTTTGTGCAGATTAATGATCCGGCGGGTGATGCAACGACCCTGGCGCATTTGCTGAGCTTCGATTCCGTTCACGGTATCTGGCAGCATGAAGCAAGGGCCGAAGGCAGTATGATGCTGATCGGCGATAAGTCGTTGCAGTGTACTCAAAACAGAGCGATTGAGGACACCGACTGGTCCGGTTGCGATATCGTGATTGAAGCCTCCGGGGTAATGAAGAGCAAGGAGAAGCTACAGCCCTATCTCGATCAGGGAGTTAAACGGGTCGTGGTCACCGCTCCGGTCAAAGAGGAGGGCGTTCTTAACGTTGTGATGGGGGTGAATCACCACCTCTATGATAAATCGATCCATCCTATTGTGACCGCGGCTTCCTGCACAACTAACTGTCTGGCTCCGGCGGTGAAGGTGATCCACGAGACACTGGGCATAAAGCACGGTTCAATGACCACTATCCACGATATTACCAATACTCAGACCATTCTTGATGCGCCCCATAAAGATCTGCGCCGGGCACGGGCCTGCGGCAGCAGCCTGATCCCCACAACAACCGGTTCGGCAACCGCGATTACACATATCTTTCCAGAGCTGAAGGGCAAGCTGAATGGTCATGCGGTACGGGTACCGCTGGTGAATGCTTCTATCACCGATTGTGTCTTTGAGTTGCAGCGAGGCACCACCGTCAATGAGGTTAATCAATTACTGAAACAGGCTGCTGAAACTGAGTTGCAGGGTATTCTCGGCTATGAAGAGCGCCCGCTGGTATCGGTCGATTATAAAACCGATCCGCGTTCCTGCATTGTCGATGCTCTCTCGACCATGGTGGTGAATGATACTCAGCTGAAACTCTATCTCTGGTATGACAATGAGTGGGGCTATGCCAACCGCACCGTAGAACTGGTGCGAATGGTGGCCGGGCAGGAGTAA
- a CDS encoding thioredoxin family protein has product MKNIKVLGSGCSKCVKTAELIEKLAAELGVEAAVEKESDVQVIMGYGVMRTPAVVVDEQLVHSGSIPTQADITTWLQS; this is encoded by the coding sequence ATGAAAAATATCAAAGTGTTGGGCAGTGGTTGCAGTAAATGCGTCAAAACAGCTGAGCTGATCGAGAAGCTGGCAGCTGAGCTGGGTGTGGAAGCAGCCGTTGAGAAAGAGAGCGATGTTCAGGTGATCATGGGGTATGGCGTGATGCGTACACCGGCTGTAGTGGTCGATGAACAGTTGGTACACAGCGGTAGTATTCCGACCCAGGCGGATATTACAACCTGGCTTCAGAGTTGA
- a CDS encoding permease: MFEIFTQLANWLIYDLAGLSAEKKMGQALHFFVEDTSKIFVLLVVMIYFIALLRASLNVERVRDFLAGKHRGAGYLMGAGFGAVTPFCSCSSIPVFLGFTSAGIPVGITMAFLLTSPLINEVAVLLLLSLLGWKFTVVYIVVGMAVGIAGGFFLDAIRAERWLQSFAAKALEQGRKNSPTGTAAVEALSLTERHQFARDETLEIFGRVWKWVIIGVGLGAALHGFVPDGWIETHLGDGQWWTVPAAVGLGIPLYSNATGVIPVMESLITNGLPIGTTLAFCMSTVAASFPEFILLKQVMQWRLLAILFAMLLFAFTLIGWIFNFLFPVL; this comes from the coding sequence ATGTTTGAGATATTTACCCAGTTAGCGAACTGGCTGATCTACGATCTTGCTGGCCTGTCAGCAGAAAAGAAAATGGGACAGGCGCTGCATTTTTTTGTCGAAGATACATCTAAAATCTTCGTGCTTCTGGTGGTGATGATCTATTTTATCGCCCTGTTACGGGCTTCACTGAATGTCGAACGGGTCCGGGACTTCCTGGCAGGAAAGCATCGCGGTGCAGGTTATCTGATGGGGGCCGGGTTTGGCGCGGTCACACCATTCTGCTCCTGTTCCAGTATCCCGGTGTTTCTGGGATTTACCTCTGCCGGTATTCCGGTGGGGATCACAATGGCGTTTTTGCTGACCTCGCCACTGATTAATGAGGTCGCGGTACTGCTGTTGCTCAGTCTGTTGGGGTGGAAGTTTACCGTGGTCTATATTGTCGTCGGTATGGCGGTGGGGATTGCCGGTGGTTTTTTTCTCGATGCGATTCGGGCGGAGCGCTGGCTACAGTCATTCGCGGCAAAGGCGCTGGAGCAGGGGCGAAAAAACAGCCCCACGGGCACTGCTGCTGTCGAAGCACTGTCGCTGACAGAACGACATCAGTTCGCCCGGGATGAAACCCTGGAGATCTTTGGCCGGGTGTGGAAATGGGTGATTATCGGTGTGGGCCTGGGGGCCGCGCTGCATGGCTTTGTTCCGGACGGCTGGATAGAAACCCATCTGGGAGATGGTCAGTGGTGGACAGTGCCTGCGGCTGTGGGGTTGGGCATCCCTCTGTACTCAAATGCGACCGGGGTCATTCCGGTGATGGAAAGTCTGATTACCAATGGCTTGCCGATAGGAACGACTCTGGCATTCTGTATGAGTACCGTGGCGGCCAGTTTTCCTGAATTTATTTTGCTGAAGCAGGTGATGCAGTGGCGGTTACTGGCGATTCTGTTTGCCATGTTGCTGTTTGCATTCACCCTGATCGGCTGGATCTTTAATTTTCTTTTTCCGGTGTTATGA
- a CDS encoding metalloregulator ArsR/SmtB family transcription factor, producing the protein MNPVDLFKCLADETRLKSVLLIKQKKELCVCELMAALELSQPKVSRHLAQLKKAGLLSDHRHGQWVFYRLNPDLPGWCRNVLWETLVTNKDYLTVEKMRLDQMDDRPDRSKKSC; encoded by the coding sequence ATGAATCCTGTCGATCTGTTTAAATGCCTTGCTGATGAAACACGGCTTAAGTCTGTTCTGCTGATTAAGCAGAAAAAAGAGTTGTGTGTTTGTGAGCTGATGGCCGCCCTTGAGCTGAGTCAGCCAAAGGTCTCCCGTCACCTTGCCCAGTTAAAAAAGGCCGGTTTACTGTCTGATCATCGCCATGGGCAATGGGTTTTCTACCGGCTCAATCCTGATCTTCCTGGTTGGTGTCGCAATGTGCTCTGGGAAACCCTGGTGACTAACAAAGATTATCTGACAGTGGAAAAAATGCGCTTAGATCAGATGGATGACCGTCCGGACCGAAGCAAAAAATCCTGCTGA
- a CDS encoding TatD family nuclease-associated radical SAM protein → MHSQKQPPVLRASASAVTEQIKPNPPGQLKATSTDETLVYQIDNNLYINLTDRCTLACQFCPKHNGCTEVKGYDLTLEVRPPAQQIIDLIGDPKQYDCVVFCGYGEPTLRLKPLLEIAHWIKANGGNTRLNTDGLGNLVNKRNILPELSECIDALSVSLNAHNEAVYIRHCQPALNGSYEAMLEFVALAPEYISDVSASAINGLEGVDIDACRALAEQRGVKFKQRELDVVG, encoded by the coding sequence ATGCATTCCCAGAAACAGCCACCGGTGCTGCGCGCATCTGCAAGTGCCGTTACAGAGCAGATCAAACCAAACCCACCGGGCCAGCTGAAGGCGACGTCAACGGATGAAACACTGGTCTATCAGATCGATAATAACCTCTATATCAATCTGACAGACCGCTGCACCCTGGCGTGCCAGTTTTGCCCCAAACACAATGGCTGCACCGAGGTAAAAGGTTATGATCTGACGCTGGAGGTCAGACCTCCGGCACAGCAGATCATCGATCTGATCGGTGATCCGAAACAGTATGACTGCGTGGTATTCTGCGGCTATGGCGAACCGACGCTGCGTCTCAAACCGTTACTGGAGATTGCCCACTGGATTAAGGCAAATGGCGGAAACACCCGTTTGAATACCGATGGCTTAGGTAATCTGGTGAATAAACGTAATATTTTGCCCGAACTCAGCGAGTGTATCGACGCCCTGTCTGTTTCGCTTAACGCCCACAACGAAGCGGTTTATATCCGCCACTGCCAGCCGGCTCTGAACGGCTCTTATGAAGCGATGCTTGAGTTTGTTGCGCTGGCCCCCGAATACATCAGTGATGTCAGTGCCAGTGCAATCAACGGACTGGAGGGCGTAGATATTGATGCCTGCAGAGCGCTTGCGGAACAGCGCGGCGTAAAATTCAAACAACGGGAGCTGGATGTGGTGGGTTAG
- the putA gene encoding bifunctional proline dehydrogenase/L-glutamate gamma-semialdehyde dehydrogenase PutA: MTKTTDQCRTEIRQHYLANETQVIRGLMANARMTAEDRKQISANAAQLVTTVRNESSPSMMEKFLGEYGLTTKEGVALMCLAEALLRVPDSMTIDALIEDKVASGNWGEHLGKSKSSLVNSSTWALLLTGKLIAPTEDKGVTQTLRGMVKRLGEPVVRTAVGQAMKELGRQFVLGRTIEEATKNARKLEKQGYSYSYDMLGEAARTDADALRYHQAYSVAIGKLTPACIHSDIRMNPGISVKLSALHARYEFGQKERVMTELVERTKTLALQAKEANMGFNIDAEEQDRLDLSLDIIEAVLSDDALAGWDGFGIVVQAFGPRASFVLDWLYALATRLDRKIMVRLVKGAYWDAEIKRSQEMGLDGFPVFTRKVNSDVSYLCCAEKLLAMTDRIYPQFATHNAHSVSGILHLARNLDNKQFEFQRLHGMGESLHDTVLKGEGTRCRIYAPVGAHRDLLAYLVRRLLENGANSSFVNQIVDTRIKPEDIARDPFAVVDAMGDNISSTAISRPAELFGEKRKNAKGWDITDPVEVAELEAQQAEFKTAQWNAAPMISGAAQGGDTSSINNPAIPEDCVGQVVTASADDIETAIVAAQQGYKSWSQKSAAERAACLRNVADLFEQNAPELFTLATREAGKTLLDAVGEVREAVDFARFYANEAERNAAAGEARGVITCISPWNFPLAIFSGQVLAAIAAGNAVLAKPADQTPLIAARAVELMHEAGIPADVIQLLPGSGVAVGAPLTSDSRIAGVCFTGSTVTAQRINRVMAENMAPEAPLVAETGGMNAMIVDSTALPEQVVRDVLASSFQSAGQRCSALRVLYLQKDIAENLLEMLFGAMDELRLDNPALLSTDVGPVIDATAKAKIEAHCAKYAAKGRVLKSLATPEKGLFVAPTVIKLDSISELEEEIFGPVLHVVTFEAGNINKVVDTINATGYGLTFGLHTRVDNRVAQICNRIKVGNIYVNRNQIGAIVGSQPFGGEGLSGTGPKAGGPEYVKRFMQTESAAPVSSDLVPAVAAGTLQSAIDSLDNSKWGLDSGRLGKLKELFSGMDILFSSLEHAAQPMPGPTGELNVLSTHARGTVLCLGPDLKSAMHHAVLALSQGNAVVVIAPGAEAECQAAIASGLPVRAISGLLQPQALASVTGFAAVASCAEPAVLKAYRIALASRDGVLLPLITERNAAERFTLERHLCIDTTAAGGNASLIAASE, from the coding sequence ATGACAAAAACAACTGACCAGTGCCGTACAGAAATACGACAGCACTACCTTGCGAACGAGACCCAGGTTATTCGTGGTCTTATGGCAAATGCACGTATGACAGCAGAAGATCGTAAACAGATCTCTGCCAATGCAGCGCAACTGGTAACCACCGTTCGTAATGAAAGTTCGCCTTCAATGATGGAAAAATTTCTGGGTGAGTACGGTCTGACCACCAAAGAGGGTGTTGCTCTGATGTGTCTGGCTGAAGCACTGCTGCGGGTGCCGGATTCAATGACAATTGATGCCCTGATCGAAGATAAAGTGGCCTCAGGTAACTGGGGAGAGCATCTGGGTAAATCTAAATCCTCATTGGTTAACTCTTCTACCTGGGCGTTATTGCTCACCGGTAAACTGATCGCTCCAACCGAAGATAAGGGTGTAACGCAGACTCTGCGCGGCATGGTTAAGCGTCTGGGTGAGCCGGTGGTGCGTACTGCCGTGGGTCAGGCAATGAAAGAGCTGGGACGTCAGTTCGTGTTGGGCCGTACCATCGAAGAGGCGACCAAAAATGCCCGTAAACTGGAAAAACAGGGCTACTCTTATTCCTACGATATGCTCGGTGAAGCGGCGCGTACTGATGCTGATGCACTGCGGTATCACCAGGCATACAGTGTCGCTATCGGTAAGCTGACACCTGCGTGCATCCACTCTGATATCCGCATGAATCCGGGGATTTCGGTAAAGCTGTCGGCGTTGCATGCCCGTTATGAATTTGGTCAGAAAGAGCGTGTTATGACCGAACTGGTTGAGCGGACCAAAACGCTGGCGCTGCAGGCTAAAGAAGCCAACATGGGCTTTAATATCGATGCTGAAGAGCAGGACCGGCTGGATCTGTCGCTGGATATTATTGAGGCAGTTCTGTCTGATGATGCGCTGGCAGGCTGGGATGGCTTTGGTATTGTGGTACAGGCATTTGGCCCCCGAGCCTCTTTTGTACTCGACTGGCTCTATGCCCTGGCAACCCGTCTGGATCGGAAAATCATGGTCCGTCTGGTGAAAGGTGCTTATTGGGATGCTGAGATCAAACGTTCTCAGGAAATGGGTCTGGATGGTTTTCCGGTATTCACCCGTAAGGTGAACTCCGATGTGTCCTATCTGTGCTGTGCTGAAAAACTATTGGCGATGACCGATCGCATCTATCCTCAGTTTGCCACCCACAATGCTCACTCAGTTTCCGGTATTCTGCATCTGGCCCGTAACCTGGATAACAAACAGTTTGAGTTTCAGCGTCTTCACGGTATGGGTGAGTCTCTGCACGACACGGTACTGAAAGGTGAAGGTACCCGTTGCCGTATCTATGCACCTGTGGGTGCCCACCGTGATCTGCTGGCTTATCTGGTACGTCGCCTGCTGGAAAACGGTGCTAACAGTTCCTTCGTCAACCAGATTGTAGATACCCGTATTAAACCGGAAGATATTGCCCGTGATCCTTTCGCTGTTGTTGATGCGATGGGTGATAATATCAGCAGCACGGCGATATCACGTCCGGCTGAGCTGTTTGGTGAAAAGCGTAAAAATGCCAAGGGCTGGGATATTACCGATCCGGTAGAGGTGGCTGAGCTTGAAGCGCAGCAGGCTGAATTTAAAACTGCACAGTGGAACGCTGCGCCGATGATTTCTGGCGCAGCCCAGGGCGGTGATACCAGTTCAATCAATAACCCTGCGATACCTGAAGATTGTGTCGGTCAGGTCGTGACTGCATCCGCGGATGATATTGAAACTGCAATTGTAGCGGCTCAGCAGGGATATAAAAGCTGGTCTCAGAAAAGTGCTGCAGAGCGTGCGGCTTGTCTGCGCAACGTCGCCGATCTGTTTGAACAGAATGCTCCTGAGTTGTTTACCCTGGCGACCCGTGAAGCGGGAAAGACCCTGCTTGACGCGGTGGGTGAAGTGCGTGAAGCGGTTGATTTTGCAAGATTTTACGCCAATGAAGCTGAGCGTAATGCAGCGGCGGGCGAAGCCCGCGGTGTGATTACCTGTATCTCGCCCTGGAACTTCCCTCTGGCGATCTTCTCCGGTCAGGTGCTGGCCGCTATTGCTGCAGGTAATGCTGTGCTGGCTAAGCCCGCGGACCAGACGCCTCTGATCGCTGCCCGGGCCGTCGAACTGATGCATGAAGCTGGGATTCCGGCGGATGTAATCCAGTTATTGCCGGGTAGTGGTGTTGCTGTCGGTGCGCCGCTGACCTCTGACAGTCGTATTGCCGGTGTTTGCTTTACCGGATCGACAGTGACGGCTCAGCGTATCAACCGGGTGATGGCTGAGAATATGGCGCCTGAGGCACCCCTGGTGGCTGAAACCGGTGGAATGAATGCGATGATTGTCGACTCCACGGCACTGCCCGAGCAGGTGGTACGTGATGTTCTGGCTTCCTCTTTCCAGAGTGCGGGGCAGCGTTGTTCTGCCCTGCGGGTTCTCTATCTGCAGAAAGATATTGCGGAGAATCTGCTGGAGATGCTGTTTGGCGCGATGGACGAGCTGCGTCTGGATAATCCGGCCCTGCTGAGCACAGACGTTGGTCCGGTGATTGATGCAACCGCAAAAGCTAAGATCGAAGCGCATTGTGCCAAATATGCAGCTAAAGGACGGGTCCTGAAATCCCTGGCAACTCCGGAAAAGGGGCTGTTTGTAGCGCCAACCGTGATTAAGCTGGACAGCATTTCTGAACTGGAAGAGGAGATCTTCGGGCCGGTTCTGCATGTTGTCACCTTTGAGGCGGGCAATATCAATAAAGTTGTCGATACGATTAATGCCACCGGTTATGGACTGACCTTTGGTCTGCACACACGGGTTGATAATCGTGTTGCTCAGATCTGCAATCGTATCAAGGTGGGTAACATCTATGTTAACCGCAACCAGATCGGTGCGATTGTCGGTTCCCAGCCATTTGGTGGCGAAGGCTTGTCTGGCACCGGACCCAAAGCGGGCGGTCCAGAATATGTGAAACGCTTTATGCAGACCGAATCTGCGGCGCCGGTTTCGTCTGATCTGGTTCCGGCTGTCGCAGCGGGGACATTGCAGTCAGCCATTGATAGTCTGGATAACAGTAAGTGGGGACTGGACTCAGGCCGGCTTGGCAAGCTTAAGGAGCTGTTTTCCGGGATGGACATTCTGTTCTCTTCCTTAGAGCATGCTGCCCAGCCTATGCCCGGACCGACCGGTGAGCTGAATGTGCTTTCCACGCATGCCAGAGGTACCGTACTCTGCCTGGGCCCCGATCTGAAAAGCGCTATGCACCATGCAGTATTGGCTCTGTCACAGGGTAATGCGGTTGTTGTTATCGCTCCGGGCGCTGAAGCTGAGTGTCAGGCTGCTATTGCCAGCGGTTTGCCGGTGCGTGCCATCAGTGGGTTGCTGCAGCCACAGGCACTGGCCTCGGTGACCGGTTTTGCTGCGGTTGCCAGTTGCGCAGAGCCAGCGGTTCTGAAGGCTTATCGTATCGCGTTGGCCTCCCGTGACGGGGTGCTGTTGCCGCTGATTACTGAGCGCAACGCTGCTGAGCGCTTCACCCTGGAACGTCATCTCTGTATCGATACCACCGCCGCCGGGGGTAACGCAAGCCTGATCGCCGCGTCTGAGTAA